From the genome of Solanum lycopersicum chromosome 12, SLM_r2.1:
TGATTAAGGTAGTCGGATGTTGTTTAGTTTTCCTGTAGTATTATTAGTAATTCCCCTACTATTTGTGGTTGCTACTGCTCTTTTTTCTCCTcttaattaattgttgttttgttCACTGATTCTTGATTAAGGTAGTCGAACGTTGTTTAGTTTTTCCCTTAATCCTTATCAGTAGTATTATAAGCCATTCTCCTACTATCGTACTCTTCGTTGTGTCTTTGCTTTGTTTATCAAACTATTTGTGGTTGCTACTGTTTTTTTCTCCATCATTTTCTACAAGTTTCATTTGAGCCAGGGGTCaatcggaaacaacctctctaccttcacaaggtCGGGATACGACTACGTACACCCTACTTGTGGAGTTAAACTGGCtatgatgttgatgttgttgttgttgcagaTAGAAAATGAGTATGGACCAGTAGAATGGGAAATTGGTGCTCCTGGTAAAGCTTATACAAAATGGGCAGCTCAAATGGCTGTAGGTTTGAAAACTGGTGTCCCATGGATCATGTGTAAGCAAGAGGATGCTCCTGATCCTGTGGTAAGCAATTTGATATAGGACTTGTTTCAAGGTTCATTTTAGACATCTCATATTGTCTTGATTGTGCTACAGATTGATACTTGTAATGGCTTCTACTGCGAAGGGTTCCGTCCTAATAAGCCTTACAAACCTAAAATGTGGACAGAAGTATGGACTGGCTGGTAAGTATCAAGAACGCGAATTACATGATTCTAATGCAGTTTATGTTCTTCTGAGTTGGTTTCTTCATTCAACTACTCTATTTAGTCGAATGTTCGTTAATGATATACTCTCTACTATGCTCAGGTATACGAAATTCGGTGGTCCAATTCCTCAAAGACCAGCCGAAGACATTGCATTTTCAGTTGCCAGGTTTGTTCAGAACAATGGTTCATTCTTCAATTACTACATGGTAAGTTAGAACATCTGGTTCCGTGTTCAAGTTTTTCTCGTTAAACATGGCTATTGTATTGATGTACTGTGGTTGCTTCAGTATCATGGAGGAACAAATTTTGGCCGGACATCATCAGGGCTTTTCATTGCAACTAGCTACGATTATGATGCTCCTCTCGATGAATATGGTACGAAACAAGAACTAGTATTCTTCTTGTATCTCCACATCTGCATAACACAGAACGGAAATAATGGAAAATTTCCTAAAAATTATTCATGCTTGTCTTGATGATTTGCGTTATGGTGTAAAAGGGTTGCTGAATGAACCAAAGTATGGGCACTTGAGAGACTTACATAAAGCTATCAAGCTATCTGAACCGGCTTTAGTTTCATCATATGCTGCGGTGACTAGTCTTGGAAGTAATCAAGAGGTTAGTCTGTTTTTTTTCCCTTTGAGTCGAGGGTCTATTGGAAGCAGCCTCTCTATCTTTAAGGTAGGGGAAAGGTTTATGTATACTCTATCCTCTCCAGATCCCACTATGTGAGACTACACTCGATATGTTGTTGTAATTGTCGTGATTTTTCTTCTAACGctgtttacattttttttgaccAATATAGGCTCATGTTTATAGATCAAAATCTGGAGCTTGTGCTGCTTTTTTATCCAACTATGACTCTAGATATTCAGTAAAAGTCACCTTTCAGAATAGGCCATACAATCTGCCTCCATGGTCCATCAGCATTCTTCCCGACTGCAAAACTGCCGTTTACAACACTGCACAGGtatagtttaaataaataaataccgTCAGTCCTCTCTATAACCGTCATTCTCTATAGCAACATTTCTCTGTCATAGTCTATGTCATTTGTGGAACCGATCTTTCATGTTAATGCtatattatatgttttctaTAACAACACTTTGCTATAGCAGCCCAAAAGTACTGAAACAAATGATGTTGTAATGAGGCAGTTATAGAGAGGTTTGACTGTATAAGCATTTGGGCCAGAAGTTTTAATGTCTGCTTGTGTAATGCTGCAGGTTAACTCTCAAAGCTCGAGCATAAAGATGACGCCTGCAGGTGGTGGATTGTCTTGGCAGTCATACAATGAAGAAACGCCTACTGCTGATGACAGCGATACACTTACAGCTAACGGACTATGGGAACAGAAAAACGTCACAAGAGATTCATCAGACTATCTGTGGTACATGACAAAGTGAGTAACTTACATTTTCCTACTTTTTTCGAATGATTATATTTAGTTCCGTCTTCACTCACACATATCTATATCTAATATCATAATGactttttttgttactttttccAGTGTAAATATAGCATCTAATGAAGGATTTCTAAAGAACGGAAAGGATCCTTATCTCACTGTTATGTCCGCTGGTCATGTCTTGCATGTTTTCGTCAATGGAAAACTATCAGGTAGCGGAAACAACACTATTTTGGGATTATGGCAAATGCTTTTCCCTAACAGACTACTTCTCTCAGTTCCAATTTGTCTGACTTgacacgaaatttaagaaagtaaagtttgaatcttgtggccttaaacatgtcacgtggagTAGAGAACAAAGAGTTGccctaaaaaaagaaaagagacattctttttgaaacggactAGAAAGGGAtagtaaaacaaacaaattgaaacggacaGAGTACATCTTTTGACGTCTATTCCTGTTTTCCTAACATCTCTTTGTCCTTGAATTGTTGTAGGAACTGTTTATGGTACATTGGATAATCCAAAACTTACATACAGTGGCAACGTGAAGTTAAGAGCTGGTATTAACAAGATTTCTCTGCTCAGTGTTTCCGTTGGTCTCCCGGTTAGTTTTCTATTTCCTGTTTCTCCGATCCTTTATTAGCACCGATAACCaaacctttaaaaaaaaatataacctaTGGTTTTAACTACATTTCAGAACGTTGGCGTGCATTATGATACATGGAATGCAGGAGTTCTAGGTCCAGTCACGTTGAGCGGTCTCAATGAAGGGTCAAGAAACTTGGCGAAACAGAAATGGTCTTACAAGGTATGTTAACTAACTAATTGCTTCTCTTCTCCCCCTAAAGCCTGATCTTCGTATAACTTTGATATGCTTTtccttgagccgagggtctaccggaaacaacctctctacctcccaAGACCTTACCTGTGGGATTACACTgcatatgttgttgttgataccTGAATAGTCTATACTTTGCTTGTTCATAGGTTGGTCTGAAAGGCGAATCGTTAAGTCTTCACTCCTTAAGTGGGAGTTCTTCTGTTGAATGGGTTCGAGGTTCACTAGTGGCTCAAAAGCAGCCCCTGACTTGGTACAAGGTAAATTCCTACTGGTATAACATCAACAAACTACATATCAACACGTGTTTATCGATTATATGAAGTTGAATAGCGTGTAACACATAGTTAACAGACTAACATACGTTTTCCAGGCTACATTTAACGCGCCTGGAGGAAATGATCCACTAGCTTTAGACATGGCAAGTATGGGAAAAGGTCAGATATGGATAAATGGTGAAGGCGTAGGTCGCCATTGGCCTGGATACATAGCACAAGGCGACTGCAGCAAATGCAGTTATGCTGGAACGTTCAACGAGAAGAAGTGCCAGACTAACTGCGGACAACCTTCTCAGAGATGGTAAGCACATTTCCAACAACCTTTAACGGAGTTATAGGATCACATGAGGTAGAACTACAGTCTGTATGCACTCTACCTTCCCTAGACCTCATTCTGCGGGAATACactgagtatgttgttgttgttccaTAGGATCACACAGACGAACAAAACGCAACATGTTTGAAGAAATGTGATACTTTTTTTTACCTTCAACTTGCATTAAGATACTTCGCGAACTTGTAAATTTCAGGTACCATGTTCCACGATCGTGGCTGAAACCAAGTGGAAACTTGTTAGTAGTATTCGAAGAATGGGGAGGTAATCCAACAGGAATTTCTCTAGTCAGGAGATCAAGATAAAGAACTCGAAAAGGTATGCTTTTCGCCTTTGAGAACACTGATTCTGATTCAAAATTATGTATATCACGTCGCGtctaaatcataaatttctgTTACCATTGTCTTCTACTGTGACAGTAAAACTTGTTCAGTAACTATGGTGCTTGAATTCGCGCCGAAAAATACATACACGAAGCTAACAATGGAGGCTACAGTTTGCAAATTGCAGCTGAATAAAACATTAGaagataaagaaatatttgattaaaagGAGTATATAAATTTACAGagaattttctttattctttgtAAAACTTTGGTTTATAAAGTTTATACAGAATTTTCTGTTATTTGGATTATGAGATTGAAGAAGATTGTACAGCTTCCAAATACTAttagaatacaaataaatttcatgtaactatatacaattattacaaTTTGTTTACGTGAAATATTAATACAAGTTATATCaagaaagtcaatttttttcattaaccaGATGTTTCAGGTTCGAGTTTTGAGTTTAGATTCGCTTTTAGTTGAAGTATTTTAACCCTCAAAGTGAGATTTTCCATCGCGAATCCAGTTACACTAGTTAGGGCTCCAAAGCAGGTATCGAAAAGAGGATTGagaaccaaaaataaaaaaatataatctaaactataacattttatttttttgttagagCCTTGTATAATTTGGTTTACATTAATGTTTTGAATTCTATTATAGATTTgtttcatttgaagttgaaagcTAATATAGCAATTACAACTCcatcaaaatcattttatataacaaattattCGTGGAATTAATTGAGGTGTGCATAAATTGATTGACATCATggttataaaagaaaaataaaagtaacgACTAATTAATAATAGCTTTGATCGAAAATACGTAGAATGATAAACGAGATTTAATCACGTTACCCCAAGCCAATAGAAGCATAAAACATATTTGTACATCAACTTTTTAACACTTACCATGATTAATTAGTGTGCATGAATTCTCACCTgattaaatcatttaattttagtaaatttaaatgcttcaagttaaaataattgccaaatgaggaaaaaatgaaagagaggtgtgtgattataattattattataaatatcaattattcTTATTGAAAAAAGTCAATTTATTTTGCAAATTCAAATGTTTTGCTTTTAGGATTTTAAATGCAATTTTGAAATTGAggtataattattgttattattaatgaataatGGACCAAAAGTATTATGTatttgacttttgaaaaatacATTCTATCATTAAATTGATacgaaaacaaaaaataattacttagtAATTAGTTATATTAGTATCTTGaccaaaacaaataaataaatgaaattgtaTTACTATGAAGATAAAGAAACTTATCATTTTCTTACCAAAgatgtaaaataaattattacttaattatttaaacaagattttatttttactctggaggtatttcaattattattttgccAAAGATGtttctaattaatatattatcaaaaaataaatattttaattaacctTTGTAGAtatttcaataattcttttgccAAATTTGAAAACTAATAATCCAACAACTTAATTACCCCATAATTATGGTTTGCAAATCACATTTATAGATTATTTCAATCTACTCCTTCAATTTTTAATAGTCATTTAATTGAAATATACACTTTTGATACATTTACTCttgaatattcaaaaaattatatcatttaattaCCATTATAAGAATTTACCAATAACCGAGGgactaaaagtaaaaattatgtaaaaaaatacTATGATTACACTCCTATATATACATTTGCTTGTTGCTCAAGTAGTTAATTACTCACAACGTTTCATTATTTTGCGATCGATTATTCTGAGGTTATCGATAAAAAAGATTTGTCTTGCCTCTAAAATGGTGTCTCAAAAGCCCAAAATTGTTATAATTGGGGCAGGAATAGCTGGTCTAACAGCAGCTAAAAAGCTCTACACAACACAAAACACAAATGAACTATTTGAGGTTTGTGTTGTAGAAGGTGGAAACAGAATTGGTGGAAGAATTTTCACTACTGAATTTTGTGGTGATAGAGTTGAAATGGGTGCAACTTGGATTCATGGGATTGAAGGTAATCCAATATACAAAATTGCTCAAGAAATTAATGGATTTGAAACTGATAAGCCATGGGATAGTATGGGAGGtaaagttgataaaaaattgACTATAACAGAAGAGGGACATGAGGTACATTCATCCTTTGTTAACTCGATATCgaattttttcaataatctgTTGGAGTTTTCGTCTGGTGAAGGAGATTTTGATGGTGGGGTTGGTAGAAAGATTGTTGAAAGCTTGAATCTTGAAGAGAATGGTCGCGTTGATAAGATTAGTATGGGTTCTTATCTTAGAAAAGGGCTAGAGTTTTACTGGGGTTTAAAGAAAGATCAAGGAAATGTTGAAAGTCTCAATCTTGAAAATGATCAAGAAAATGTAGAAAGCTTTAATCTTGAGGATGGTGGcattgaaaaagaacaagaaaatgtTGAAAGCTTCAATCTTGAAAGTGGTGGTGTTGAAAATGATCAAGAAAAAGTTGAAGGCTTCAATCTTGAACATGCTGGTACTgaaaaagatcaagaaaatGTAGAAAGCTTCAATCTTGGACATGTTGGTATTgaaaaagatcaagaaaatGTAGAAAGCTTCAATCTTGACGATGATGATGTTGAGGAAGATCAAGAAAATGTAGAAAGCTTCAATCTTGACGATGGTGGTGTTGAGAAAGATCAAGAAAATGTAGAAAGCTTCAATCTTGACGATGGTGGTGTTGAGAAAGATCAAGAAAATGTAGAAAGCTTCAATCTTGATAGTGGTAGTACTGAGAAAGATGGAGAAAATGTtgaagtttttgaaaattgGAGTAGAAAAGCACTTGAAGAAGGTATTTTTGCTATGTTTGAGAATATACATAGGCATTATTCATCAGCTGGTGATTTAGGTACTTTAGATTTCAATGGAGAAAGTGAGTATTGTAATTTTCCTGGAGATGAAATAACTATAGCCAAAGGGTATTCATCTATTGTTGAATCTTTGGCTTCTGTTTTACCACCTGGTTTGATCCAATTAGGTCGAAAAGTCTCGAAAATTGAATGGCAATTGGAAACTAGTGATGGTAATAAGCCAGTGAAGTTGCATTTTAGTGATGGATCAGTTATGTATGCTGATCATGTCATTGTTACAGTCTCATTAGGAGTTCTAAAACAAGGAATTCGCGAGGACTCGAGTCTTTTTAGTCCTCCACTTCCTAAGTTCAAGACTGAAGCCATTTCAAGACTTGGTTTTGGTGTTGTTGATAAGGTGTTCTTGCAACTTACCCCAACTCATCATGATGGGATGAATTTCCCTAACATGATGATGGTTTTTCATCAGTCAAACGCGAAGCTGAAGAATCCGAAAATCCCTTTGTGGATAAGGAGGACTACACTTACACATCCAGTTTATCCAGAGTCAAGAGTTGTGGTATCATGGTTTGCAGGTGAAGAAGCTTTGAAGGTTGAGACTCTTGATGATGATGAGATCATCGAGGGGGTCTCGATAACAATGTCAGAGTTTCTATCAAACACAAAGCATTACAAGAACTCCATCAAGTTCAGTAAAGTTTTGAAGTGCAAATGGGGTACTGATCCATTGTTTTTGGGATCATATACTCATATAGCTGTTGGATCAAGTGGGGATGATTTGGATGCTATGGCTGAACCATTGCCTAAAGAGATCAGTGATGATAAAAATTCGAAGAAAAGTCCTCGACTTCAAGTTTTATTTGCAGGTGAAGCAACAAGTAGAAATTACTATTCAACAACACATGGTGCTTATCTTACTGGTCTTAGAGAAGCTAATAGGCTTCTTGAGTATTTTCAATGTGTTGATGTCTGAAAAAAGtttcttattgttattgtttttcatattttggaatTGTGTGTTTGTTATACTCCCTCTGTATGATGGGGATTTGAAAGAGTAAAAAGGGAATTAAAGAAGCTTTTCATTTAGTTTTGTTTTCAATTTGTTGATTAGTAGGAGGATTAAAGATTTATCTTTCTTATAATTTGATGGTTCTTGCTTTCTTAACTATTATTGACAAATGAACATGAGAGTGTAATACACATATACAACAATTTATacaatgtaatatttttttcatgacaAGGAAAATCCACCGTCGCTATCTTTAGGTACCTTTGCTGCTAAGTCATATGCAATAGCTCACAAACCACATAATAGAGATAACTGGTACTATGGTCAGCACAAGGGAAAACCTttgctcctatgcaatagctcgtaAACTATACAGGAGAGGTAACGTGTACTAGGCAAGTTTGATTTGACGAGCTCAATCTAAAAGACAAACATCCTGCTTTAGTTGACAAAGAGTTTCAAACTTTAGACTTATCTCGTGCAATTCCACAAGtacaattcaatttttgaaaagaaacaaaactaATTACTTAATATGTGTACTATTTGCATGATTTGCATCATGCAGTAGAAACGTAGCATCATTTAATTACTATATCTATGGTCAGACATCTCTATAACATCTTATTATAACCGATACGATTTAAATGTATCTTGAAATGAATTTTAcatattatgttatattctatGCTCTCTATGATAACATTTCGCTATAgcaaaccaaaaaaatatacaaacaaacaacgTCATTATAGAGAGACTTCGACTGTATAGTTTTTTTGTTGGTAAACCCAAGCAAAGGGATCCTTACCCCTGCCTCAGGAGGTAAGGAGGTTGTTTCCAATAAACCCAAGCAAAGGGATCCTTACCCCTGCATCAGGAGGTAAAGAGGTTGTTTCCAATAAACCCGTGGCTcaagaaaaaacataacaaaggGATACACTCATTTTTGTTCTATAAAGTAATTGATCATAAGAAGTATTTTCTTGTACCTCAGAAAATTTTCAACTAGTTCTCCAATGCTTGCCATTAAGTAATAAATTCTCAGACTAGACTAGGTGATAATAATCAGTTCTATAGATACGGTCTTCAACGATAAGTCATATAAAATCACAGCAGTACTCAAAACCGTTCATGTAGAAACATTAGTAAAAAACTTCATATCTCTATCCATGTAGATGGATCAAACATATACGCCGGAAGCAAGTAGCAAAAACAAGGATCCAAAACCCTGCATGAGATGCGGGGTGAGGAGTCAGCACAAGGAACTAGCAAAAACGACAGATCAAATCATTTTAGTGTACGTACCAAGAAAACAGACGCTACTGTCCCTGTTACAAGCTCCTTTGCAAGACTACGGTATTTCCTCGGAGCAGTAGCTTCATAGCTGTCACATATTCATAGGTTTTGttagaagaagaaaagacaACAGCACTTGTAGAAGTTAGAACccgcaaaaaaagaaaaatgcagCAAACTATTATTCTTTAACATTGTAAAGTTATAGTCTAATGAGTAATCcgagaatattttttattcgttgaagtattataatttaatagatttggAGAATTGCCATGATTCATGAATTATATCTCAGCAAAGTTGGATATCCATGTTCACTATGTAGACTTTGTACTCTTCAAGAAGTATGTCACAGAACAGATTTTTCTGAAAGTGATGTCTCTCAAATATCTGAAATGCCCCAGGGCAAGCTCTTAACCTTGCTAGTTTGCTCTAGGGTAACAGAAAAAAGATTTCTTTTACCACTTTTTCCTATAGGTCATATCTAAGAGTAGCAACTCTAAAGTCGTATAGACTTCTCgctgttttcttttttgattgtAAATTTATAGACTTCTGAAGAGTGATTACTTACAGGGTAGGCAGCGTCAAAGCcaaagaattttgaaatcataTGGAGGAAGACAAACAATTAAGACTACGTTAGCTACAGCCTACAAGCCCTTAAGCCGTAATTGTGACTTGAATTTTTCATCTTAAAGCTTCACATTAAATACAAGAGGATAGCTCTAATTGTACCTTGGAATAAGTTCCATGATTCTCTCAAAAAGGAAAAGGGAAGGTCTTAAAGTATTTCAGaggaaaagggaaaataaatcCATCAGGTTGCTTAATCTATCCATACTTATTCCCTACATCCTTCCGCCTCGAGAAGGAAGGAAAAATATCTCACTCTGCCTGGTTAGACAGTTTATCTAATACAAGCATGTAACATTTTTAAACACGAAATAAAATTGACCAAAAGTTAATGGCCCAAACCTTCAAGTTTAATTCCAACAACCAAAAGATGCTATAAA
Proteins encoded in this window:
- the TBG4 gene encoding beta-galactosidase 4 isoform X2 → MCLVAMQGFVQKIVNMMKSENLFESQGGPIIMAQIENEYGPVEWEIGAPGKAYTKWAAQMAVGLKTGVPWIMCKQEDAPDPVIDTCNGFYCEGFRPNKPYKPKMWTEVWTGWYTKFGGPIPQRPAEDIAFSVARFVQNNGSFFNYYMYHGGTNFGRTSSGLFIATSYDYDAPLDEYGLLNEPKYGHLRDLHKAIKLSEPALVSSYAAVTSLGSNQEAHVYRSKSGACAAFLSNYDSRYSVKVTFQNRPYNLPPWSISILPDCKTAVYNTAQVNSQSSSIKMTPAGGGLSWQSYNEETPTADDSDTLTANGLWEQKNVTRDSSDYLWYMTNVNIASNEGFLKNGKDPYLTVMSAGHVLHVFVNGKLSGTVYGTLDNPKLTYSGNVKLRAGINKISLLSVSVGLPNVGVHYDTWNAGVLGPVTLSGLNEGSRNLAKQKWSYKVGLKGESLSLHSLSGSSSVEWVRGSLVAQKQPLTWYKATFNAPGGNDPLALDMASMGKGQIWINGEGVGRHWPGYIAQGDCSKCSYAGTFNEKKCQTNCGQPSQRWYHVPRSWLKPSGNLLVVFEEWGGNPTGISLVRRSR
- the TBG4 gene encoding beta-galactosidase 4 precursor; the encoded protein is MLRTNVLLLLVICLLDFFSSVKASVSYDDRAIIINGKRKILISGSIHYPRSTPQMWPDLIQKAKDGGLDVIETYVFWNGHEPSPGKYNFEGRYDLVRFIKMVQRAGLYVNLRIGPYVCAEWNFGGFPVWLKYVPGMEFRTNNQPFKVAMQGFVQKIVNMMKSENLFESQGGPIIMAQIENEYGPVEWEIGAPGKAYTKWAAQMAVGLKTGVPWIMCKQEDAPDPVIDTCNGFYCEGFRPNKPYKPKMWTEVWTGWYTKFGGPIPQRPAEDIAFSVARFVQNNGSFFNYYMYHGGTNFGRTSSGLFIATSYDYDAPLDEYGLLNEPKYGHLRDLHKAIKLSEPALVSSYAAVTSLGSNQEAHVYRSKSGACAAFLSNYDSRYSVKVTFQNRPYNLPPWSISILPDCKTAVYNTAQVNSQSSSIKMTPAGGGLSWQSYNEETPTADDSDTLTANGLWEQKNVTRDSSDYLWYMTNVNIASNEGFLKNGKDPYLTVMSAGHVLHVFVNGKLSGTVYGTLDNPKLTYSGNVKLRAGINKISLLSVSVGLPNVGVHYDTWNAGVLGPVTLSGLNEGSRNLAKQKWSYKVGLKGESLSLHSLSGSSSVEWVRGSLVAQKQPLTWYKATFNAPGGNDPLALDMASMGKGQIWINGEGVGRHWPGYIAQGDCSKCSYAGTFNEKKCQTNCGQPSQRWYHVPRSWLKPSGNLLVVFEEWGGNPTGISLVRRSR
- the LOC101266198 gene encoding probable polyamine oxidase 5 yields the protein MITLLYIHLLVAQVVNYSQRFIILRSIILRLSIKKICLASKMVSQKPKIVIIGAGIAGLTAAKKLYTTQNTNELFEVCVVEGGNRIGGRIFTTEFCGDRVEMGATWIHGIEGNPIYKIAQEINGFETDKPWDSMGGKVDKKLTITEEGHEVHSSFVNSISNFFNNLLEFSSGEGDFDGGVGRKIVESLNLEENGRVDKISMGSYLRKGLEFYWGLKKDQGNVESLNLENDQENVESFNLEDGGIEKEQENVESFNLESGGVENDQEKVEGFNLEHAGTEKDQENVESFNLGHVGIEKDQENVESFNLDDDDVEEDQENVESFNLDDGGVEKDQENVESFNLDDGGVEKDQENVESFNLDSGSTEKDGENVEVFENWSRKALEEGIFAMFENIHRHYSSAGDLGTLDFNGESEYCNFPGDEITIAKGYSSIVESLASVLPPGLIQLGRKVSKIEWQLETSDGNKPVKLHFSDGSVMYADHVIVTVSLGVLKQGIREDSSLFSPPLPKFKTEAISRLGFGVVDKVFLQLTPTHHDGMNFPNMMMVFHQSNAKLKNPKIPLWIRRTTLTHPVYPESRVVVSWFAGEEALKVETLDDDEIIEGVSITMSEFLSNTKHYKNSIKFSKVLKCKWGTDPLFLGSYTHIAVGSSGDDLDAMAEPLPKEISDDKNSKKSPRLQVLFAGEATSRNYYSTTHGAYLTGLREANRLLEYFQCVDV
- the TBG4 gene encoding beta-galactosidase 4 isoform X1, whose protein sequence is MELWVAMQGFVQKIVNMMKSENLFESQGGPIIMAQIENEYGPVEWEIGAPGKAYTKWAAQMAVGLKTGVPWIMCKQEDAPDPVIDTCNGFYCEGFRPNKPYKPKMWTEVWTGWYTKFGGPIPQRPAEDIAFSVARFVQNNGSFFNYYMYHGGTNFGRTSSGLFIATSYDYDAPLDEYGLLNEPKYGHLRDLHKAIKLSEPALVSSYAAVTSLGSNQEAHVYRSKSGACAAFLSNYDSRYSVKVTFQNRPYNLPPWSISILPDCKTAVYNTAQVNSQSSSIKMTPAGGGLSWQSYNEETPTADDSDTLTANGLWEQKNVTRDSSDYLWYMTNVNIASNEGFLKNGKDPYLTVMSAGHVLHVFVNGKLSGTVYGTLDNPKLTYSGNVKLRAGINKISLLSVSVGLPNVGVHYDTWNAGVLGPVTLSGLNEGSRNLAKQKWSYKVGLKGESLSLHSLSGSSSVEWVRGSLVAQKQPLTWYKATFNAPGGNDPLALDMASMGKGQIWINGEGVGRHWPGYIAQGDCSKCSYAGTFNEKKCQTNCGQPSQRWYHVPRSWLKPSGNLLVVFEEWGGNPTGISLVRRSR